One window of Candidatus Tanganyikabacteria bacterium genomic DNA carries:
- a CDS encoding flagellin yields MALRVNQNVQSTISQYHLKRNDDALTSSIHRLSTGLRVNRAGDDTAALNISERMRNRVRGLDMAASNAQDASNMLGTAEAALNETHAIVARMRELAVQAASDTLTASDRTSIKQELDNLSVEVDRIGNKTEWNDHKLLDGGSYASLFTLQVGARDGDIHTMSIRDMRAAAIKVATTDLTVSSASFASQAIVNIDNAIEAVSRERDYLGAKMNALAQNIATLNVESQNQAFSENKLRDVDFAKEASKLTRAQLLQQSSTAMLAQANAQPQAVLGLLR; encoded by the coding sequence ATGGCTCTCAGGGTCAATCAGAACGTCCAGTCGACCATCAGCCAGTACCACCTGAAGCGGAACGACGACGCGCTTACCTCGTCGATCCACCGCCTCAGCACGGGCCTGCGGGTCAACCGGGCAGGGGACGACACCGCGGCGCTCAACATCTCCGAGCGCATGCGCAACCGGGTGCGGGGCCTCGACATGGCGGCCTCCAACGCCCAGGATGCGTCGAACATGCTGGGCACCGCGGAAGCCGCCCTCAACGAGACGCACGCGATCGTGGCGCGGATGCGCGAACTGGCGGTCCAGGCTGCCAGCGACACGCTCACGGCCTCGGATCGCACGTCGATCAAGCAGGAACTGGACAACCTCTCGGTGGAAGTCGATCGCATCGGCAACAAGACCGAGTGGAACGACCACAAACTGCTCGACGGCGGTTCGTACGCCTCGCTCTTCACGCTCCAGGTCGGCGCCCGTGACGGCGACATCCACACGATGTCGATCCGCGACATGCGCGCCGCGGCCATCAAGGTGGCCACCACCGACCTGACGGTCTCCTCGGCGTCCTTCGCGTCGCAGGCGATCGTCAACATCGACAACGCGATCGAGGCGGTGAGCCGCGAACGCGACTACCTCGGCGCCAAGATGAACGCCCTGGCGCAGAACATCGCCACGCTCAACGTCGAGTCGCAGAACCAGGCGTTCTCGGAGAACAAGCTCCGCGACGTCGACTTCGCCAAGGAGGCTTCCAAGCTCACCCGGGCGCAACTGCTCCAGCAGTCGAGCACGGCCATGCTCGCGCAGGCCAACGCTCAGCCCCAGGCGGTTCTGGGACTCCTCCGGTAA